A segment of the Candidatus Methylacidithermus pantelleriae genome:
ACGCCGACCAAGCCGGCAGCTCGCCCGGTTGGGTTGGGAGTCATTAGGGAAGTGGCTCAAAGGGTACGCATCCCGCAATTCTGTATCGGTGGGATCAACTGCGAAACCCTTCCCCAAGTCCTGGCGGCTGGAGGAAGGCGGGTTGCGGTTGTCTCAGCTGTCTGCAAAAGCCACGATGCCGAAGACGCTTGTCGCCAGTTAAAGTCACTCCTTGCTGCCGTCGGGCTTTGGGCGTAAGAAAGGCAAGGCTCTTGTGGAAAGAAGAAAACCCATGGCGCTCCGCCTACTTGGATGACTCGCAAAAAGGGTGTCACCAAAGGGAACGGAGGAGCACGAAATGTATAAGTAACCTTCCCAAACCCCAAAGCAGCAGAAAACCCACCGCCTGCTACTCAAGAAACTTCTCTAGCTGCGGGTCTTTGGGCAATCCTAATTGCAGAGCGGCTTGGTAGTGACGTCGAGCCAGTTCCCTGGCCGGAGGCTTTTCGGTTGCATATACGACGGCCAGATTGAACTGGGCATCGGCATAATTGGGGTCAAGCTCCACAGCTCGTCGTAACTCTTTTTCCGCTGCTTCTTGCCACCCTTTCTTGGTGCACGCAATACCAAGGTAGTTCCTCGTCTTAGCGTCGTTGGGATCCAGCACAATTGCCTGGGTAAGCGTGGCAATGGCATCATCGTACCGACCCATCTGGTAATAGACGATTCCCAATACCGAATAGGAAAACGCGTCATCCGGATTGAGCCGGATGGCTTCTTGAAGCGCCTTTTCTGCCTCCCCGTAGCGTCGCATTTGATAGAGGACCACGCCTAAGTTTGACCAAGCAAAAAGACTATTTGGATAGTCGTGGACGAGCTGCCGGTAGATGGCTTCCGCCTGATCATATTTTCCTTGAGCAAAAAGAGCACTTGCTTCCTCGGCAGCCCGTTTCCCGGCCTGGGGAAGATCTGCGGCTGAGCCTCCGCTCCCCTGGCTAGACTGGGTATTTTCCGCAACACCGGACGACGAAGAGGTTTCTGAAGCGGCGGATCCGGAGCCGGAATCTGCGACCGGAGGCGTCCCCGGAACCTTTCCTTCTTTTCCCTCCTCCGCGTCTCCCACGGCCTCTTTCGGAGGCAGGGGGGCTTCGTAGGATAGGCTTGTTGCTCGAGGTTCTCGGAGGAGTTTGACTTCTTCGGGACTGAGCTGGACAAGCGGAGAGGCGAGAATTTCAATATGTTGTTCTAAGGCCTGGGACTGCACCTTAAGACGAGCCAACTCCTCCAGGGCGAGCCGTTTGGTTGCTTCGCGCCGGGCTTGTTCCTGGAGCTGCCGGTTGATAATACTACGTAAAATCTCGTTCTCCTTCCGAAGCGATTCAGCATTGGGCGCATTGACCAGCTGCCGCTCGGAGTCTAAGAGCCGTTTCTGAGCCATTTCTAGCTGGCTCCGAAGAGACTCGGTGTCGGCCTGGAACTGCCGGTTCTGGCGCTCGAGAAGTTCTGCTTGCTCATGCACACGCTGGAGTTCCTGTTTGAGGGCGAGAACGACCTCTCCCGAATGATCTGATTGAAGGGATTTGATTTTGGTTTCTGCATCGGCCAGTTGCGCCTTAAGCGTGCGGTTTTCCTCCAAAAGCTTGGCAAGTCGGTCTTCTGCACCTGACTGGAGAGCCGCCAGTTCCTTCTGAGTAGCGTCAAGTTGCCCCCGCAGCCGCGAGGCGTCGGCCAGAGCATTGGCTAGCTGTCCTTTCGTTTCAGCTAGCTCTTTTTCTAGATCACTAATCCGGGATTTTAGCTCGTGCGCAAGGACGGAATCCCCGGCAGGGGCTGGCTTACCCCCTTTGACGGCGGCAAGTTCTTGCCGGAGCTGGGCTGCATCGGCTTGGCTGGATGCTAGCTTCGACCGGGCTTCGGCGAGGTCCTTTTCCAGTTGCTGTACCTTGTTCGAGAGCTCTTGCACGACCCGTGAATCACCCGATGCTTTCGCTTTTTGCTCCTCCAGTTCCCGACGCAATCGGGAGGCCTCTGCCACCGAACTTGCAAGTTTACCCCGAGTTTCTTCCAGTTCCTTATGCAGCTGGCTCACCTCGGCTTGAAGCCGGGGAAGTTCGCTGCTCTGACCAGCCGCTGCTGCCGCCGCCCGGGCATTGGCGTCGCGGAGCTCCTCCTCCAAATGGCGTACCCGAGCCCGGAGAGTCAGAATTTCCTCGGTAAGAGGGGTAGGCTCAGAGGCTGCTCCGCCCCCTGCCCCCGTGTTGTCGGCGGGCGAATTCCCTTGGGCTCCCTGAGCAAGTCGCTCTTCCAGCTTCCGCAACTTTTCCTGGCAATACCGGTATCGGAAGGTTACGATGCTGGGCTCCCACTCCGGGTACCGGTGCTTAAGGGCTTGGAGCTTTTTTAACGCGTCCTCGTACTGGGCACGAGCCGTCGAAAGTTCTCCCTTGCGTTCCAGTCGCTCTGCCTCCTGGAGGGAAAAGTAGATTTGAAGGAATTGGTCCTGCGGTGAGGTGGCTGCCCAAACCACGCTTGCGCACCCCACAGCACCCAAGAGAAAGAAGATGCGCCCGATCCAACCTGATCGCATGCAGGTTCGTTTTTAGAAGCGATCGGTCCAGCAGTCAACCCTTTTTCCTTTGGGGGCTTGCGCAGGGATCTTATGCCCTTAGACGTGGAAACGGATGTAGAGGATGTCTCCGTCCGCAACCAGATAATCCCGACCTTCAAGCCGGATTTTGCCCAGCTCCCGGGCACGGGAAAGCGATCCGCATGAATCTAACTCCTTCCACGAGATACACTCGCAGGCGATAAACCCGCGCTGGAAGTCCGAATGGATCCTGCCGGCTGCTTGCCAGGCGGTGGTTCCAGGGAGAAAAGGCCAGGCACGGGCTTCCTTTTCATTCGCTGTATAAAAAGTCTTAAGGCCTAGCGTGCGGTAAAGCTCCTGGAGAAGTTGATGGATGCCACGAGCCTCTAAGCCGAGAGCTTCCAGATATTCCCGTGCCTCGCGCGCCTCCAGCATAACCAGTTCTTCTTCCAGTTTTGCGCACAGAATAACGCACCCTTCGCCTCGGCCACGCGCAAAAGCCTCCAAGGGTTTCGTTAGTGGGGAGCCGGCTGGCAGGTCTTTTTCTTCCACGTTACAGCAGTAGACCTGCGGTTTCATCGTGAGGAGCCCGATACCCAAAAGAAAGTCCTTTTGCTCGTCCGAACCTTCCAACTGCCGGGCAGGCAGACCCCGGTTAAGGTGAGCCCGCACGCGGCCTAGAAGCTCGTATTCCCAACGGAGTCTTGGGTCCTTGCTCCCCCCAGGAGGAGTTCCTTTGCGCAGGCGTTCCAAACGACGATCCACAAGCTCAAGATCGGCAAGGACAAGCTCAGTTTCCACAACCTGGACGTCCCGCAGCGGGTCCACCTCTCCCATTGGGTGGGGTACGTCCGGATTGGGGAAAGCCCGGACCACGTGCAGCAGGGCGTCGACTTCCCGTATCCGCCCAAGGAATTGGTTTCCTAACCCCTCCCCGCGGCTTGCGCCTTGAACCAACCCGGCAAGATCGACAACTTCCAGGGCCGGGGGATGCACGGTCTCCGAACCTATGATTTGTGCCAGGCGAATAATCCGCTGGTCGGGGACAAAAATCGTTCCGACATTGGGTTGGATCGTGCAAAAAGGATAGGGTGCGGTCGCGGCTTTGTGGGTTTGGACAAGCGCATTAAAAAGAGTGCTTTTTCCGGCGTTGGGTAAGCCAATCATTCCGGCCGTCAATTTCATTTCTCATAAGAGGTTGAGAGGGGTGCCTTTTTGTCCCGTTTTCTTTTTTTTGGTTTGGGGCTTCGGTACCGGCGGAGAGTAGGGGCAAGGAGGTTTTTCCACCACGGGATAGCCGTTACGCCGCCCCCAAGGGAGCTGGGCAGGAAAAAAAGCCCTTTTTCGGCCGCTCCGAGGGATTCTGGCCCGGCCTTGCCGTTTTGTCGAGAAAATTGCCCCTTTTTACCCTCCCGCCGTCTTGCCAAGACGGGCCAGGCAAGCAAAGGAAGGCTTGACGATCCCTTTGGGTGGCAGGCAGGCTTAAAAGGTTTCTCTTGGAATGAAAAGAGGCTTTTGGGCTTTGGCTTCCTTTCTTACTTCCTTTTGGGCCATTTGGGGAGTTGGGTCCTTGGTTGAGCTAACCTTTGGTGCTGACGGGACCGCGGAACCTCCCCGACTGGAGTTGCGTCCCCTGCAAGAGCCGAGCAAGCCTCCTTCTCTTCCCAAAGCTTCCTCGAAACCCGAGGAAAGTCCACCGCCAGCGACAGAACTTTTGACTACTCTTGACATGGAAAAGCTAACGGAGGCAGGCGAGCAGGGGGTTCCTACGTACACCTTAAAGGATTGTCTTAACCTGGCGCTGGAGCAAAACCCTGACATCCGGGTGGCGCAAAAACGGCTGGAAGCTGCTGCGGGAGGAGTGATCGTGGCCCGGGCTGGCTTTCTTCCCAATTTGACCAACTACAATTTTTACGAGAAGCGCGATACAAGCTTTGCTAACTCGGGCTTTTTTGAGCACGGGCAAGCCGGTTTTGCCGTCCGTCCAGAAGCTTGGCAGGTCTCCATCCGGCTCAACCAGACGCTTTTTTCCTCCGGGGCCGTGGAAAACCAGTACTGGATCGCCCGGCTCCAGGAGGATCGGAGTTTTCTCGAATACCGTGCTGTAGTGGACCGGGTGCTTGCCGAGGTTCGAAGGGCCTTCTATGAAGTTTTGCTCAATCGGGCCAAAGTCGCCGTCCACCGGGAGGCGGTTCACCTGCTCGAAGCCCTGGTCGATTATGAGAATCATCGCTATGCGTCCGGGCTTTCGACGGAATTCAATGTCATGCGAGCGCGCGTTAACCTTGCCAATGAACGCCCTGCTCTCATCGGGGCGGAAAATGACTTGAAAAACTCCGTCATCCGCCTCTGCCAGCTGCTCAATATCCGTTACGATGTTACGTCGCCCCGGCCTCCTTTTTCGGTCGTGGGAAAGCTTTCGTACCCGACCATGGATTTTTCGCTGGAAGACTGCCTGGCCAAGGCGGAGGCAGCGCGTCCGGAGCTGGCGGCAGCCAAGAAGGAAGTGGAGATTGAGCGGCGACAGCTCATCGTGGATCGCAGTTCGGTGCTCCCGCAAGTGGGAGCCTTTGTGGGGTACGATGTCGTGGACCAATACCTAAAATCCACTCCCCAGAACCCCTTTATCGGGCCGGGAAGTATTAGCGGCTACATCGCCGGGGTGAACGTTACCTGGCAGCTTTTTGATGGGCTTGTTGCCTACGGGCAGATGAAATCCACCCGGGCGCGCATGCAGGCGGCCGAAATCAACGTTGAAAAGGTACGCCAGGCCATCTTTTCCGAGGTGCGGCAGGCTCTCAATGACCTCCAGAAAGCCAAGCTGGCCGTGGATAGCCAGCGGGAAAATGTCGAGGCAGCTAGCAAGGCGTTTGCGTTGGCCGAAAGCAACTACAAAGCCGGGGTGGCCACGCAATTGGACTTGTTGCAGGCCCGCTGGGATCTGACGCAAGCCCAGCTGGGGGAATTAACCGCACGCTACCAGTATCTGGCCGCCCTGGCGCAGTTACAGCGGGCGATCTCGGGGCAGTATCAGATCCTTTTGGATCGCACTCCCCTGCCTCCTGCTCTTCGAGAAGAAAGGAAAACTGGACAACCCTTGTTCCACAGGGCTACCGCGAGCCCTCCTCCGGATGGAGGGGACGGGGCGAACACCACCAGTCTTTTTCATGCCAGTGGCCTATTGCGACCATGAGAGGGGCACACATGGGGTTAGAGAGCGTTGGAATTTGCGGCAAACGCGCTCGAGCGAAGGCCAGGATCGAGCTTTTTCTTTGGTTGTTTCTTGGGCTAGGGGCCATGCCCGGGTGGCCTTTCTTGGGTTGGGGGGTCGAGCGGCCCGAACTCCGCTGGACAAAATCCGTTTCGCTTGAGGATTGCTACCGGCAAGCGCTGGCTGGGAACCCTGACATCCGGCAGGCGCGGTTGGGGTTGGAACAGGCCTTGGGAAGGAAAATCCAGCTCCAAGCACGCGTGATGCCTCGTGTGGGATCGAACATCTTTGGTGGGGTCCAGGGTCCGAGGTTTGATAATGGGGAGCGAACGGTCCCCTATGCCATCGTATTTAGCCAGTTTGGCCAACCGGTTTTCGACCTGGCCATTCTTCCTTCCTTGCGAGAGGGGCGAACGCTGGTTGCCATCGCAGCGCAGAACCTTAACCAGACCGTCTCCCAGAAACTCTATGAAGTGCGTACGACCTATTGCCGCGCGCTTCTTTTTCGGGAGCTCGCACGGCATTTTGCGCACCGGCAGAGGTATCTGGAAGCCAACCTCAAAATGGCGGAGGATCTTTTTGGTTCCGGTCGTGGCGGGGAGCTGGCGATCGAACAGGCCAGGGTAGCCCTTATCAATGTGGAACGACAGCAAAAGGAGGCTCTTTTGGATTATCGCGCGGCTCTTGTAGACCTTTCCCTGGCTATGGGAAAAGATT
Coding sequences within it:
- a CDS encoding TolC family protein, giving the protein MKRGFWALASFLTSFWAIWGVGSLVELTFGADGTAEPPRLELRPLQEPSKPPSLPKASSKPEESPPPATELLTTLDMEKLTEAGEQGVPTYTLKDCLNLALEQNPDIRVAQKRLEAAAGGVIVARAGFLPNLTNYNFYEKRDTSFANSGFFEHGQAGFAVRPEAWQVSIRLNQTLFSSGAVENQYWIARLQEDRSFLEYRAVVDRVLAEVRRAFYEVLLNRAKVAVHREAVHLLEALVDYENHRYASGLSTEFNVMRARVNLANERPALIGAENDLKNSVIRLCQLLNIRYDVTSPRPPFSVVGKLSYPTMDFSLEDCLAKAEAARPELAAAKKEVEIERRQLIVDRSSVLPQVGAFVGYDVVDQYLKSTPQNPFIGPGSISGYIAGVNVTWQLFDGLVAYGQMKSTRARMQAAEINVEKVRQAIFSEVRQALNDLQKAKLAVDSQRENVEAASKAFALAESNYKAGVATQLDLLQARWDLTQAQLGELTARYQYLAALAQLQRAISGQYQILLDRTPLPPALREERKTGQPLFHRATASPPPDGGDGANTTSLFHASGLLRP
- the ychF gene encoding redox-regulated ATPase YchF, which produces MKLTAGMIGLPNAGKSTLFNALVQTHKAATAPYPFCTIQPNVGTIFVPDQRIIRLAQIIGSETVHPPALEVVDLAGLVQGASRGEGLGNQFLGRIREVDALLHVVRAFPNPDVPHPMGEVDPLRDVQVVETELVLADLELVDRRLERLRKGTPPGGSKDPRLRWEYELLGRVRAHLNRGLPARQLEGSDEQKDFLLGIGLLTMKPQVYCCNVEEKDLPAGSPLTKPLEAFARGRGEGCVILCAKLEEELVMLEAREAREYLEALGLEARGIHQLLQELYRTLGLKTFYTANEKEARAWPFLPGTTAWQAAGRIHSDFQRGFIACECISWKELDSCGSLSRARELGKIRLEGRDYLVADGDILYIRFHV
- a CDS encoding tetratricopeptide repeat protein is translated as MRSGWIGRIFFLLGAVGCASVVWAATSPQDQFLQIYFSLQEAERLERKGELSTARAQYEDALKKLQALKHRYPEWEPSIVTFRYRYCQEKLRKLEERLAQGAQGNSPADNTGAGGGAASEPTPLTEEILTLRARVRHLEEELRDANARAAAAAAGQSSELPRLQAEVSQLHKELEETRGKLASSVAEASRLRRELEEQKAKASGDSRVVQELSNKVQQLEKDLAEARSKLASSQADAAQLRQELAAVKGGKPAPAGDSVLAHELKSRISDLEKELAETKGQLANALADASRLRGQLDATQKELAALQSGAEDRLAKLLEENRTLKAQLADAETKIKSLQSDHSGEVVLALKQELQRVHEQAELLERQNRQFQADTESLRSQLEMAQKRLLDSERQLVNAPNAESLRKENEILRSIINRQLQEQARREATKRLALEELARLKVQSQALEQHIEILASPLVQLSPEEVKLLREPRATSLSYEAPLPPKEAVGDAEEGKEGKVPGTPPVADSGSGSAASETSSSSGVAENTQSSQGSGGSAADLPQAGKRAAEEASALFAQGKYDQAEAIYRQLVHDYPNSLFAWSNLGVVLYQMRRYGEAEKALQEAIRLNPDDAFSYSVLGIVYYQMGRYDDAIATLTQAIVLDPNDAKTRNYLGIACTKKGWQEAAEKELRRAVELDPNYADAQFNLAVVYATEKPPARELARRHYQAALQLGLPKDPQLEKFLE